ATGTAGTAAACCCGTTTCAAATTACATGCCTAAGCACAAACAAATTAACGCCTAAAAATAACGACAGTTAATCCGCAAAACACGTTTAACAATTAATTTACTAAAGTCTTCGTACTTCGTTGATACAAATGTAGGGTAAAGTCATGATTGCCAGAATGGGCTTATGAATTCTTGTCACAATTATTTACATGATTTGTCACAGCTCCAGCAAAAATTGCAGTGTGTCTGCGCCATCTGCATAATCTGTGAGCGAAGGCTGCTGAGCCTGACCAAAGGGAAGATGGTTGATGCCTGCGATTGCCTGTATATCGTTATTGGCGGACAGCGATGTTTCCACTGCGGCCAGATCTGTATAGAACTCGTAATTGAGTTGGCTGACAGGCGAGAACACAGACGGGTTCTCATGCAGTATGATACTGTCGTTGGTCATGTAGTACTGCTTGTTGATGATGAGCACGGCCAGCTGGTAATCGTAATTGTTCTTGTACTTGTTGTGCTCGGCAAACTGGTTGTATTTCCTGAATACATTGAGCAGTGGAAGGAAATCGTAATCCTTCGGAACATAGATCTTGGTGATATTCCTGCACCCCATTCCGAAGTATTCATGCACATCATCTGCAAGTTTGCCGAGATCCGCTTCTGATTCATTTCCGTCGAGAATGGCAACGGACGTGCGGTTGCGGCGGATGATATGCGGGTATTTCTTGAAATAATAATCGAAGTAGCGGGCAGAATTGTTGCTGCCGGTGGCAATATAGGCATCGCATCCCTTGAGCATGGTCTCAAACCTGATCAGTTCCTTCGTTTGTGCATCCCATTCATACAATTGCTCCACCAGGTGTTTGAGCAGGGTTTCATCTCTGGACGAGAGTTTGATGGTTTGGCGGTGACCGCTGATGAATACGCAGAGGAAATCATGGAATCCTACCAGCGGAATATTGCCGGCCATAATGATGCCCACATTTTTGGGATGAGGGTTTTCTGCGGGTATTTTGTATTGGGTGGCCCAGGCGGAAAGCTTATCTTTTGCCAGGAAATGGGTGGCGATGCGGTTGGCGGCAAGCTGAATGAATTCAGGCGTAAACCAGGCATTTTCCCTGGAAGCCCGTTCCACAGCGGTTTGCCAGGGTTCTCCGTCTGCTGAAATATACTGTCCCAATCTTTCCAATAAATCAAGCCTATTTTGTAAATTCATTACAACTTATATTTGTGGTGCAAAAATAGGATTCAACCCATTAAAATTGATGAGTATATGGCAATCAAAATAACTGAAGAATGTATTAATTGCGGAGCCTGCGAACCTGAATGTCCTAATAATGCCATTTATGAAGGCGGTGTGGAATGGGCTATCACAGACGGAACCTCCATCAAAGGGCCCTTTACCCTGCTGGATGGCACTGTGATGGATGCAGATCAGCGCAATGCTCCCATCAGTGTGGATACATATTATATCGTTCCCAATAAATGTACTGAGTGCCAGGGCTTTCATGAAGAGCCCCAGTGCGCAGCGGTTTGCCCTGTAGACTGCTGTGTGCCTGATGAAATGTACCAGGAAACGGTAGAGGAACTGATGGCCAAAAAAGAGAAGCTGCACGTATAAAAGCCGCTCCATGCCAAATTAACACCCTGTAAATTTGGAAAGGGCCTCTCCGGAGTTGTAACTTACGAGTACACAAATAGTGATTGTAGCCATGTGCTACTTTATTAAAGGCGGGTGATATTTCCCGCTATGAAGG
This portion of the Pseudobacter ginsenosidimutans genome encodes:
- a CDS encoding acyl-CoA reductase, which gives rise to MNLQNRLDLLERLGQYISADGEPWQTAVERASRENAWFTPEFIQLAANRIATHFLAKDKLSAWATQYKIPAENPHPKNVGIIMAGNIPLVGFHDFLCVFISGHRQTIKLSSRDETLLKHLVEQLYEWDAQTKELIRFETMLKGCDAYIATGSNNSARYFDYYFKKYPHIIRRNRTSVAILDGNESEADLGKLADDVHEYFGMGCRNITKIYVPKDYDFLPLLNVFRKYNQFAEHNKYKNNYDYQLAVLIINKQYYMTNDSIILHENPSVFSPVSQLNYEFYTDLAAVETSLSANNDIQAIAGINHLPFGQAQQPSLTDYADGADTLQFLLEL
- a CDS encoding 4Fe-4S dicluster domain-containing protein, with protein sequence MAIKITEECINCGACEPECPNNAIYEGGVEWAITDGTSIKGPFTLLDGTVMDADQRNAPISVDTYYIVPNKCTECQGFHEEPQCAAVCPVDCCVPDEMYQETVEELMAKKEKLHV